The DNA window GTCGCGCAAGGTGGTCGATGGCGTCTACAGCATCGCCACTGCCCTGCCCGCGACCACCACTGTTCCGGCAACGCTCAGGGTCGCCGGCACCTTCCTCATCCGGGTCGAGAGCAACCTCGCCTATTCGCCAATTATCAACTGGCAGCCGGACACCCAACAGAAGCTTGGACTGACCCAATCCCTGTCCACGACAATCCCGATGGGCGAGACCTACTATCTGCGCCCGCGCAGGAGCCTGACGATCCCCTGCAGCGATTGCTGAAGACTTCTACTGCTGACCACCATCAGACGTCACCATGCGCACGACCGCCTCCGCCATCGCATAGTCCTTTGGGGCAACGGTCAAAAAGCCGCCGGAGTGTTTTGATTCCAGAAGATCGTAGACATCCGGCGTCGTCGATTTGAGGTTGGTGAGGAAGACGGTCAGCCGGCGCTTGGCTTCCGGGTCGAGATCGCTGCGCACGGCATGGGGACCGTATCTCAGCAAACCCGACATCCACACAACCTGAAATGCCGACGGCGCAAGGCCGGCCTCCTCCAACCTTGCCTGCGTGCCGTCAGACAACAAGGGCTGGCCGTCGGCCGTCGCCGTCACCCAGCCGAACATAGCGTCAGCCTGGCCATCGAAGAGCATTTTTTCCGCCGCGGACGAAGAATCGGCATGGACCAGAAACGGTGAATCTTCAGCGATCTTGACGTGTTCGGCGGCCAGGCCCGCCAGCGGCAAAAGCGAACCTCCGACGCTGTCCGGCGGCGGCATGGCGATCCGGTGCGCCTCCATCGCCGCCAGGTCGGGCAGCTTGCCGTCCCTGGTCAGCAGCACGGAGCGGATGCCGGCCGCCCCGTCGGAATCGACCGGAGCCACAAGCGGCTCGATGCATCCACAACGCTGCAGCGCCGTCGCGTAGGCCGTCGCCGAATAGATGGCATATTCGATCCGGGCATTGGCCTGAGCATCGATCAGTGCCGCATAGTCGCGCGCGACGACGAACTCCACCTTCATGCCAAGCGCATTGGTAAAGGATTGCGTCAACAGCGCCAGCCCCGGAACGGTGTTGCCGGCGCCAGGCTCGGCGACGATACCGATGCGAAACGTGCCGATATCATCACGCCAGTCGGCCCGCGCCGGACCACACCAAAGCGCGCCGTGCACGGCCACAAGGGCGGCGCATGCCTTCCGCGCGGCATTCATGACAAGGCCGTCCTGCGTTTTCTTCGGTCCATATCCATGCCCGCTGCCCGCGACACTTTACATCCTGGATTGAGCTTGTCGTTGCCCCAAACCACTACGCACTTTTGGGCGACATGGGCCCTTGGTTTTTTGCGCATGTCGTTGCCCCAAAACCGCTACGCACTTTTGGGCGACATGCGCCCTTGTTTTGCGCATGTCGTTGCCCCAAACCGCTGCGCACTTTTGGGCGACATGGGCCCTTGGTTTGCGCATGTCATTGCCCCAAAACCGCTGCGCACTTTTGGGCGACATGCACTGGACTATCGCGCCAAGCCGTTGCCGTTTGGTTTCCGAATTGCCAATGCCGCCGTGGGATCCTATGTCTGGGCGTCCAAACTGGCGATAATGACCCGATGGCGCGTGCTTTCCTCTTCGTCCTGGATTCTTTCGGCATCGGCGGCGCGGCCGACGCCGAACGCTATGGCGACGCCGGCGCCAACACGCTCGCGCACATCGCCGAAGCTTGCGCCGAAGGGCGCGCGGATCGCGAGCGGCTTCGGCAAGGGCCGCTGTTTGTCCCTCATATGGCATCACTCGGGCTCGGCAAGGCAGCCGAGACGGCGACAGGATTGGCTTTTGCCCATTTCGGTACGGATCTGCTCGCCAATGCTTTCCATGGCGCGGCGCAGGAAGTTTCGAGCGGCAAGGACACCCCCTCCGGCCACTGGGAGATCGCAGGCCTGCCGGTGCGTTTCGACTGGGGTTATTTCCCGGATACGGTTCCCGCCTTTC is part of the Mesorhizobium loti genome and encodes:
- a CDS encoding phosphate/phosphite/phosphonate ABC transporter substrate-binding protein, which produces MNAARKACAALVAVHGALWCGPARADWRDDIGTFRIGIVAEPGAGNTVPGLALLTQSFTNALGMKVEFVVARDYAALIDAQANARIEYAIYSATAYATALQRCGCIEPLVAPVDSDGAAGIRSVLLTRDGKLPDLAAMEAHRIAMPPPDSVGGSLLPLAGLAAEHVKIAEDSPFLVHADSSSAAEKMLFDGQADAMFGWVTATADGQPLLSDGTQARLEEAGLAPSAFQVVWMSGLLRYGPHAVRSDLDPEAKRRLTVFLTNLKSTTPDVYDLLESKHSGGFLTVAPKDYAMAEAVVRMVTSDGGQQ